The genome window CTCTGGAAGAGCAAGGCCGAGGGCAACAGCTACTGTGACTACACCTTCCACATGGCGGTCTCCAAGTTCGACGAAAGAACCGAGGGGCAGCTTCGGGAAATCGTGGCCGATGGCATTAGCTCCTTCAAAATTTTTCTCTCCTACAAAAACTTCTTTGGCGTGGATGATGGGGAGATGTACCAGACCCTGCGCCTGGCCAAGGAGCTGGGGGTGATCGTGACCGCCCACTGCGAGAATGCCGAGCTGGTGGGGCGGTTGCAGCAGCAGCTACTCTCCGAGGGAAAAACCGGCCCCGAGTGGCACGAGCCCAGCCGTCCCGAGTCGGTGGAGGCCGAAGGCACCGCGCGGTTTGCGACCTTCCTCGAGACCACCGGGGCTACCGGCTATGTGGTGCACCTCTCCTGTAAACCGGCCCTGGATGCGGCCATGGCCGCTAAATCGCGGGGCGTGCCTATCTATATCGAATCGGTGATACCCCATTTCCTGCTCGATAAAACCTACGCCGAGCGGGGCGGGGTGGAGGCCATGAAGTACATCATGTCGCCGCCGTTGCGCGACAAGCGTAATCAAAAAGCCCTGTGGGATGCGCTGGCCCAGGGCTTTATTGACACGGTGGGCACCGACCACTGCCCCTTCGACACCGAGCAAAAGCTGCTGGGCAAGGATGCCTTCACCGCCATTCCCAACGGTATCCCGGCCATCGAA of Meiothermus sp. contains these proteins:
- the hydA gene encoding dihydropyrimidinase, encoding MGLLIKNGEIITADSRYKADIYAEGETITRIGQNLEAPPGTEVIDATGKYVFPGFIDPHVHIYLPFMATFAKDTHETGSKAALMGGTTTYIEMCCPSRNDDALEGYQLWKSKAEGNSYCDYTFHMAVSKFDERTEGQLREIVADGISSFKIFLSYKNFFGVDDGEMYQTLRLAKELGVIVTAHCENAELVGRLQQQLLSEGKTGPEWHEPSRPESVEAEGTARFATFLETTGATGYVVHLSCKPALDAAMAAKSRGVPIYIESVIPHFLLDKTYAERGGVEAMKYIMSPPLRDKRNQKALWDALAQGFIDTVGTDHCPFDTEQKLLGKDAFTAIPNGIPAIEDRVNLLYTYGVSRGHLDIHRFVDAASTKAAKLFGLFPRKGTIAVGSDADLVVYDPHYRGTISVKTQHVNNDYNGFEGFEIDGRPSVVTVRGKVAVRDGQFVGEKGRGKLLRREPMYF